The Anaerobranca californiensis DSM 14826 genome has a segment encoding these proteins:
- a CDS encoding DUF2089 domain-containing protein, translating to MKRQMLGRCPICTTHLDITRLHCPSCHTTIEGKFEPCKFCRLPLDQQEFVEVFIKCRGNIKEVEKELGISYPTVRGRLEAVIENLGYRPEPIPKTDPEVARKRKEILDALNNGEITAEEAVALLKKG from the coding sequence GTGAAAAGACAAATGCTAGGTCGTTGCCCTATTTGTACAACCCATCTTGATATCACCCGTTTACATTGCCCTAGTTGTCACACAACTATAGAAGGAAAGTTTGAGCCTTGTAAGTTTTGTAGATTGCCATTAGATCAACAGGAGTTTGTAGAAGTGTTTATTAAATGTCGGGGAAATATCAAGGAAGTTGAAAAGGAGTTAGGAATTTCTTACCCAACGGTTAGGGGTAGGTTAGAAGCGGTTATTGAAAATTTAGGTTATAGGCCGGAACCTATTCCTAAAACTGATCCAGAGGTGGCGAGGAAGCGGAAGGAAATTTTAGATGCTTTAAACAATGGTGAGATAACCGCTGAAGAAGCGGTGGCACTGTTGAAAAAAGGGTAA